A genomic stretch from Octopus sinensis linkage group LG14, ASM634580v1, whole genome shotgun sequence includes:
- the LOC115219320 gene encoding uncharacterized protein LOC115219320 yields MISGDIPRRPWQTIGVDLFTEGQEWYLIMACYYSKFPFVRKVKDLTSKTITTVARGLLAEQGIPEQIICDNGTQFTSQEFKKLADEYGFNIATSSPHCPKGHGFIERQVQTVKRTLVKCRKTREDPHLALMSLRATPLRANMKSPAELLNGRKYKTTLPTKIQPPIDQKETRAKLAATQEQAQRHCNKHAQHLPEMLGGQHVHTQDPITKTWIPAKVVSRAETPRSNMIETESGRQLKQQGPHPPNTRAAEENVYNTPQTPVRSRRSTRWRKNILPPVRYR; encoded by the coding sequence atgatATCTGGTGACATCCCAAGAAGGCCATGGCAAACTATTGGAGTAGATCTATTCACAGAAGGCCAAGAATGGTATTTAATAATGGCCTGCTACTACTCcaaatttccatttgtgagaaaagtgaaagacctGACAAGCAAAACAATCACTACAGTGGCCCGAGGACTCCTAGCAGAGCAAGGAATACCAGAGCAGATCATATGTGACAATGGAACCCAGTTCACGTCACAAGAATTCAAAAAGCTAGCTGATGAATATGGGTTCAATATTGCAACTTCATCTCCACACTGCCCCAAAGGTCATGGGTTTATAGAAAGACAGGTgcagacagtgaagagaacactagTCAAATGCCGGAAGACTAGGGAAGACCCACACCTGGCACTTATGTCCCTACGAGCGACTCCACTGAGAGCTAATATGAAATCCCCAGCAGAATTGCTGAATGGCAGGAAGTATAAAACTACCCTGCCAACTAAGATTCAACCTCCTATTGACCAGAAAGAAACAAGGGCCAAGCTAGCAGCCACTCAAGAACAAGCACAGAGGCATTGCAACAAACATGCACAACATTTACCTGAGATGCTTGGAGGACAACATGTGCATACTCAAGATCCCATAACTAAAACATGGATCCCAGCAAAGGTTGTCAGTAGAGCTGAAACTCCAAGATCAAATATGATAGAAACAGAATCTGGTAGGCAGCTGAAACAACAGGGCCCACATccgcccaacaccagagctgccGAGGAAAACGTGTACAACACACCTCAGACACCGGTGCGAAGCAGAAGATCCACCAGATGGAGAAAGAACATTCTGCCACCGGTTCGATACcgctaa